Within Deinococcus sp. QL22, the genomic segment TCGCCCAACGGCCCGTGAAGGGCTGATGGTTTTAACTTCACTGAATCGGTGTGTCCGGGCAAGCCAGGCAGAGTGAACTACTGTCAGGCACCGGGACAAGGCAGCAAGGAGCAGACGCAGGGTTCCACGGCTGCCAGCCCGAGGAGGCAAGTATGAAAGCAGTCGTCTACAACGGTCCACGTGACGTTCAGGTAGTAGACATGCCGGATCCCAAGATTGAGCGCCCCACCGACGCCCTGATCCGCATCACCAGCACCAACATCTGCGGCAGCGACCTGCACATGTACGAGGGCCGCACCAGCCTAGAAAAGGGCCGCATCATCGGCCACGAGAATCTGGGTGAGGTGGTCGAGGTAGGCAACGCCCTGGTGCGTGTGAAGATGGGCGACCGGGTGTGTGTACCGTTCAATGTTGCCTGCGGTTTTTGTCGGAATTGCGAGAAGGGCTATACCGGCGCCTGCCTGACCGTGGTGCCGGGTCAGGCAGGCGGGGCCTACGGCTACGCCGACGCCGGACCGTTCTCGGGCGGACAGGCTGAGTATCTGCGTGTGCCTTTTGCGGACTTCAACTGCTTGATCCTGCCAGAAGACGCCCAGGAGAAGGAAGACGATTACGTGATGCTGTCCGATATCTTCCCGACCGGCTGGCACGCCACCAGGCTTGCGGAATTGATGCCCGGCGAGTCGGTAGTGATCTACGGTGCGGGTCCGGTGGGCCTGATGGCCGCGTACTCGGCCATGATTCAGGGGGCCAAACAAGTGATGATCGTGGACCGCCACAAGGACCGGCTGCGCCTGGCCGAGAAGATCGGGGCGATCGCCATTGACGACAGCAAAGACGATCCGGTGGAAATGGTCATGCAACATACCAAGGGTGTGGGTGCCGACAAGGGCTGCGAGTGCGTCGGCTTCCAGTGCCATGACCCAGCGGGCCATGAAGTGCCCAACGACACCATGAACAAGTTGGTGCAGAGCGTACGGCCCACCGGGGCCATCGGGGTAGTGGGCGTGTTCGCGCCGAAAGACCCCAAACCCGCCAACAAGATGGCCGGCGAGGGGCAGATCGCCTTCGATATGGGCCTGTATTTCCAGAAAGGTTTGCGGATGGGGTCTGGGCAGGCCAGCGTGAAGCGCTACAACCGCGAACTGCGCGACCTGATCCATCTGGGCCGCGCCACGCCGTCGTGGATCGTCTCGCACCACCTGCACCTGCACGAGGCACCGGACGCCTACAAGCACTTCGACAACCGAGAGGACGGCTGGACCAAAGTAATTTTGAAACCAGCCTGATCGCTTAGCCTGTGCGCCATGCTTCGTCATCCGGCCGTCCGCCGAGGCTGTGTCCTCACTCTCGCACGTCGTCCTGTATCTGCGGGACACGCTTCAAAGGACACCATGACCAACTCCGAATCTGTTGTCGAGACCACTGATCGCCGTACCGTTCTGGGCCGCCTGACCGCCGCTGGCCTGGGCCTGCTGAGTGTCGGCACTCCCGCAAGAGCTGGAGGCGCCGGGATGGCGATGAAAGCTGGAATGACGGAAAAAGACTTCCGCCTGGGCGTGATCGGACCAGCCACCCTCTCGAGGACAGTCAGTCAGCTGGCCGTGGAGCGGGCCACCCAGGCAAACGCCCGCGAGTTCGCCCGTTTCGAGCTGCGCGAGGCCATCGCCGTGACCACCGTGCTCAGGGAACTCAAGACCCCAGTGCCGCCCCTAGACGCCAAAGCGCGGGCCACCCTGACACAGATTCAGACGGCTGCGGCAGGACTGGACTTTGACCGGGCCTACATGAGGGCGCAGTACGAGAACCACGTCTTTCTGCGTGACTTGGCGACCGCTTACCTGGTCAATACCACGCCGAATGAGCCCACCTTCCCCGAGCAGCAGGGGCGGCACTTGGCCACACTGGCCCTCAACCAGTTCACCGAGCACGTCGAGCTGACGGCCCGCATCCTGCGCGAACTGGAGAGTTGAGCGGCGTCTGGCAATCCTCCCCAGTTACCACATCTGGTGGCACTGAAGCGCAACGAGCGTCAGGAGACCTGCCCTGGGACGAACCGAATCTTGCCGCTCTCACGGAGACAGACCAGGTTCTGAGGCACGGCAGAGGGACGGTACTCATCAAGGCAACACAACCATCGTCAGAGCTTCATGACGTATTAAGGTGTTATTCACTGGGGGCTGCAGTTGCCTGAACTGCTGGCCATCGTCTTCAGGTGGACTTGTACCCTTGAAAGCGCAGACTGCGGCCCGTTCCACACGAGAAGGGGGGCGTTCACCTTCACAAAAACGGGCGTGCGAGCGAACGACAGTGGGTGTCCGGCTGGTTCAAGTCCAGCAGTTGGCTTCAGGGAAGCGTGTCCTCTGGTGAGGAGATCAATGGCAATATCACGCACGGCAGCAGCGGCCAGCGGCCTCTGAGCAGCAATCAAATTCAGGCGGCATCAACCGGACTTTCGGAAGATCGTGGAAGTCAGGCTTCCCTACGGTATGACGTCAGTTTGTGGCGGCTGGGCTGACGGCCTGACACAATTTATGAGGGAGAGCGAAATCTGAGCACCCAGCCGCCTTCTAAAGCGTCCACAGAACTGACATGCGATTTCTTGCGACGTCCGGGAGGCGCCGGATCGGCGCCTCCTTGGAGCGTCAGGCGGTTGAGTACTGCCTGCCCCCGGCTCAGCGCGAAGTGGACGCCGCGTAAACCAAGTTTCAAATAGCTCAGGGCGCGGTTCCAATGGGGATCAATGGTTCTGCGCACACCCTGCTGCACGAGCTGGAGTCCTTCGGAGACGAGCAGGAGCGTGGCCACAGAGATCACCAGGATCAGGCGTTCGAGGCTGGCGGCATCACGCAGTTTGGAGTC encodes:
- a CDS encoding glutathione-independent formaldehyde dehydrogenase gives rise to the protein MKAVVYNGPRDVQVVDMPDPKIERPTDALIRITSTNICGSDLHMYEGRTSLEKGRIIGHENLGEVVEVGNALVRVKMGDRVCVPFNVACGFCRNCEKGYTGACLTVVPGQAGGAYGYADAGPFSGGQAEYLRVPFADFNCLILPEDAQEKEDDYVMLSDIFPTGWHATRLAELMPGESVVIYGAGPVGLMAAYSAMIQGAKQVMIVDRHKDRLRLAEKIGAIAIDDSKDDPVEMVMQHTKGVGADKGCECVGFQCHDPAGHEVPNDTMNKLVQSVRPTGAIGVVGVFAPKDPKPANKMAGEGQIAFDMGLYFQKGLRMGSGQASVKRYNRELRDLIHLGRATPSWIVSHHLHLHEAPDAYKHFDNREDGWTKVILKPA
- a CDS encoding DUF4142 domain-containing protein, translating into MTNSESVVETTDRRTVLGRLTAAGLGLLSVGTPARAGGAGMAMKAGMTEKDFRLGVIGPATLSRTVSQLAVERATQANAREFARFELREAIAVTTVLRELKTPVPPLDAKARATLTQIQTAAAGLDFDRAYMRAQYENHVFLRDLATAYLVNTTPNEPTFPEQQGRHLATLALNQFTEHVELTARILRELES